A genome region from Neoarius graeffei isolate fNeoGra1 chromosome 21, fNeoGra1.pri, whole genome shotgun sequence includes the following:
- the LOC132869939 gene encoding zinc finger BED domain-containing protein 5-like: protein MDRWLATARTKRKEIPEAEGESTSDHHPAKQKRKCLRKYSDEYLGLGFYWTGSEAEQLPLCLVCSETLSNEALKPCKLRCHLQTKHGEYANKPLQFFKNKLKEYQSKRKIMEGTARGSDNAKAVEASYLVSELIAKTGKPHTDGENLILPATKKIVEVMLGEKAVQPIKLLSLSDNTVKRRIDDMADNVLNQLIENIKGSRFYAIQLDESTDIANVSNLLAYIRYEKNGEIKEDLLFCRPLPTRSTTEAIFDILNSFIVSNGIEWSKCVGVSTDGAHAMLGQHSRVVSCVKVVAPQASSVHCSIHREALAAKKMPLNLKTVLDQAVKAVNFIKSRPLQTRLFSMLCGEMGSDHQQLLLHTEVRWLSRGKVLTCLFELRDEVRVFFLDSKFELVHCFSDFEWLAKLGYLANIFSHLNALNLALQGSVVNMFKVQHKVEGAIRKLAQWDKRVDQSNYDSFENMSDFLTKEERQLPIHVTNAIKEHLQGLKTQLREYFPPLDAQCSWIENPFGVHSDEAIAALSAKEQDSLLDLSCDTALKLVFSQKHLINFWLHVASEYPDLADRAVRFLMPFPTTYLCECGFSALVALKTKHWHWLTPALVLALVLEQTLTLTLTLALELTLTLTLPLVQELVLALTLEQMLVLALALEQMLVLALEQMLALALTVELALTLALELALTQILALTLELALTLALELAMVQAWVLMQTLVQALIQVLALAEKPALERQPLRGALEQQPPLLSLHQPLEGALEQWPPLLPLHWP from the exons ATGGATAGGTGGTTAGCAACAGCGAGAACTAAAAGaaaagagattccagaggctgagGGCGAGTCTACAAGTGATCATCACCCTGCcaaacagaaaagaaaatgcCTAAGAAAATACAGTGATGAGTACCTGGGTCTTGGATTTTATTGGACTGGCTCAGAGGCTGAACAACTCCCGCTGTGTCTGGTATGCTCCGAAACACTTTCGAATGAAGCCTTGAAGCCCTGTAAACTGCGCTGTCACCTCCAGACAAAGCATGGGGAGTACGCGAACAAGCCACTACAGTTCTTTAAGAACAAGCTCAAAGAATACCAGAGCAAGAGAAAAATAATGGAAGGTACTGCCAGGGGCAGTGACAATGCAAAGGCTGTGGAAGCATCATATCTGGTCTCTGAGCTCATCGCTAAGACGGGAAaaccacacactgatggagagaaCTTGATTCTTCCAGCTACTAAAAAGATAGTTGAGGTGATGTTGGGAGAGAAAGCAGTGCAGCCGATCAAACTCCTTTCACTGTCGGATAACACTGTCAAGCGCAGAATTGATGACATGGCAGACAATGTGCTAAATCAGCTGATAGAGAACATAAAAGGGAGCCGTTTTTATGCCATCCAACTGGACGAATCAACTGACATTGCCAACGTATCAAATCTGCTTGCCTACATCCGATACGAAAAGAATGGCGAAATAAAGGAAGACCTTTTGTTTTGTAGACCTCTGCCAACCCGTTCAACTACTGAGGCAATTTTTGACATTTTGAATTCTTTCATAGTTTCCAATGGTATTGAATGGTCCAAATGTGTTGGGGTGAGCACTGATGGAGCGCATGCAATGCTGGGCCAGCACAGCAGAGTTGTCAGTTGTGTAAAAGTGGTGGCCCCTCAAGCGAGCTCTGTCCACTGCAGTATACACCGCGAAGCACTGGCTGCAAAGAAAATGCCCCTGAATCTGAAGACTGTTTTAGACCAGGCAGTCAAAGCCGTTAACTTCATCAAAAGCCGTCCACTGCAAACACGTTTATTTTCCATGCTGTGTGGAGAGATGGGCAGTGATCACCAGCAGCTGTTGTTACACACAGAAGTGCGATGGCTCTCGAGGGGAAAGGTGCTGACGTGCCTTTTCGAGCTGCGGGATGAAGTGCGCGTGTTTTTTCTCGACTCAAAGTTTGAACTCGTACACTGCTTCAGTGATTTTGAATGGCTAGCTAAATTGGGTTATCTCGCCAACATTTTCAGCCACTTAAATGCTTTGAATCTAGCTCTTCAGGGATCCGTTGTTAACATGTTCAAGGTCCAGCACAAAGTGGAGGGAGCGATAAGAAAACTCGCGCAGTGGGATAAGCGTGTCGACCAGTCAAATTATGACTCCTTTGAAAACATGTCAGATTTTTTGACAAAGGAAGAGAGGCAGCTTCCCATCCATGTGACTAACGCAATCAAAGAGCACCTCCAGGGTTTGAAAACACAGCTGCGCGAATACTTCCCTCCCCTCGATGCGCAATGCAGTTGGATCGAAAATCCATTCGGCGTTCACAGTGACGAGGCCATTGCTGCCCTGAGCGCAAAAGAGCAAGACAGTCTTCTGGATCTCTCCTGCGACACCGCATTGAAGCTGGTCTTCTCACAGAAGCACCTGATAAACTTTTGGCTTCATGTTGCTTCTGAGTATCCCGATCTGGCCGACAGAGCTGTGAGATTTCTGATGCCTTTTCCGACGACGTACCTATGTGAGTGCGGGTTTTCTGCACTAGTGGCGCTGAAGACAAA acactggcattGGCTGACTCCGgctctggtgctggcactggttctggagcagacactgacTCTAACTCTGacactggcactggagctgactctgacTCTGACTCTGCCACTAGTTCAGGAGCTGGTGCTGGCTCTGACACTGGAACAGATGCTGGTGTTGGCGTTGGCTCTGGAACAGatgctggtgctggctctggaacagatgctggcactggctctgacagTGGAACTGGCACTGACATTGGCACTGGAGCTGGCTCTGACTCAGATTCTGGCTCTGACGCTGGAGCTGGCACTGACATTGGCACTGGAGCTGGCCATGGTTCAGGCATGGGTTCTGATGCAGACTCTGGTTCAGGCATTgattcaggtgctggctctggctgagaaaccagctctggAAAGACAGCCTCTAAGAGGGGCTCTggaacaacagcctcctctgTTGTCTCtgcatcagccactggagggagctctggagcaatggcctcctctATTGCCACTGCATTGGCCATAG